In a single window of the Streptomyces sp. 846.5 genome:
- a CDS encoding NAD(P)H-binding protein — MSRTMVDILLEQGHPVRAFVRQDDERAHSLRQAGAEAFVGDLLTIADVTAALKGVRRIYFSMSLSKPVRWALGNHPRIRKLAAA, encoded by the coding sequence GTGAGCCGCACGATGGTCGACATACTGCTCGAACAGGGGCACCCGGTACGCGCCTTCGTGCGCCAGGACGACGAACGCGCGCACTCGCTCCGCCAGGCCGGGGCCGAGGCCTTCGTCGGTGACCTGCTCACCATCGCCGACGTGACCGCCGCGCTGAAGGGGGTGCGGCGCATCTACTTCAGCATGAGCCTGTCGAAGCCTGTGCGGTGGGCGCTCGGGAACCATCCGCGCATCCGGAAGCTGGCCGCGGCCTGA
- a CDS encoding oxidoreductase, with product MTTDRPVALVTGASSGIGKETAIALVAAGFKVVGTSRDTSHVTALDGVTFLGLDVTSDASVAAAVQEVSERFGRIDVLVNNAGVGSMGAAEETSLAQAQAVFDTNVFGVMRMVNEVLPHMRAQRRGRIINISSVLGFLPQPYMAAYAASKHAIEGYTESLDHEVRDHGVRALIVEPAYTRTGFEANSAKPDTPLHAYAKQRQTVDRVMAQAVGNGDAPAVVSQAIVAAATDAKPKPRYTAGPLAGRARVLRRLAPAGVFDKQIRKMNQLAG from the coding sequence ATGACGACAGATCGGCCGGTGGCCCTCGTGACGGGTGCGTCATCCGGCATCGGGAAGGAAACCGCGATCGCCCTGGTCGCAGCCGGATTCAAGGTAGTCGGCACAAGCCGTGACACTTCACACGTCACGGCGCTCGACGGCGTGACGTTCCTCGGACTCGACGTCACCAGTGACGCCTCGGTCGCCGCCGCGGTCCAGGAAGTGAGCGAGCGGTTCGGGCGGATCGACGTCCTGGTCAACAACGCCGGCGTCGGCTCGATGGGGGCGGCCGAAGAAACCTCCCTCGCGCAGGCCCAGGCTGTCTTCGACACCAACGTCTTCGGCGTCATGCGCATGGTGAACGAGGTGCTGCCGCACATGCGTGCGCAGCGACGCGGGCGCATCATCAACATCTCGTCCGTGCTCGGCTTCCTGCCCCAGCCCTACATGGCCGCCTACGCCGCCTCCAAGCACGCGATCGAGGGCTACACCGAGTCCCTGGACCACGAAGTCCGTGACCACGGCGTCCGGGCGCTCATCGTCGAACCCGCCTACACCAGGACCGGATTCGAGGCCAACAGCGCGAAGCCCGACACCCCCCTGCACGCCTACGCGAAGCAGCGGCAGACCGTCGACCGCGTGATGGCGCAGGCGGTTGGCAATGGCGACGCCCCCGCCGTCGTCTCCCAGGCGATCGTCGCGGCGGCGACCGACGCGAAGCCGAAGCCGCGCTACACAGCCGGCCCCTTGGCGGGACGCGCCCGCGTGCTGCGCCGCCTCGCTCCCGCCGGGGTCTTCGACAAGCAGATCCGCAAGATGAACCAGCTGGCCGGCTGA
- a CDS encoding TetR/AcrR family transcriptional regulator, with the protein MGRISAQERREGVIRAAVAEFARTGYHGTPTAAIAKRVGVTQPYLFRLFPDKEAIFVAALLRSMEDTRLAFERAADGLEGGEQTLQAMTTAYAQLISTRPETLLMQMQGYATVAAAEAQGNGLIGEVVRAGWMRIWETVHLSLGADADRTAGFFACGMLGNTLTAIGLPVSAGK; encoded by the coding sequence ATGGGCAGGATCAGTGCACAGGAGAGGCGTGAGGGCGTCATTCGCGCGGCGGTCGCCGAGTTCGCGCGCACGGGCTACCACGGCACCCCCACCGCGGCGATCGCCAAGCGCGTCGGAGTGACGCAGCCGTATCTCTTCCGGCTCTTTCCGGACAAGGAGGCGATTTTCGTCGCCGCATTGCTGCGGAGCATGGAGGACACCCGCCTGGCCTTCGAGAGGGCCGCCGACGGGCTGGAGGGCGGCGAGCAGACCCTCCAGGCCATGACGACCGCTTACGCGCAGCTGATCTCGACGCGCCCCGAAACGCTCCTGATGCAGATGCAGGGATACGCCACCGTGGCGGCGGCCGAGGCGCAGGGCAACGGCCTGATCGGTGAGGTCGTCCGGGCCGGCTGGATGAGGATCTGGGAAACCGTGCACCTGTCGCTGGGCGCCGATGCCGACAGGACCGCAGGCTTCTTCGCCTGCGGCATGCTCGGCAACACGCTTACGGCCATTGGACTTCCCGTGAGTGCCGGGAAGTAG
- a CDS encoding TetR/AcrR family transcriptional regulator, protein MTTEVKLSPRERLLEAAATLTYRDGVNIGVEALCKAAGVSKRSMYQLFRSKDELLATSLKERASAYVATLLPAADDGRSPRERIRHVFEQVESQAGAPDFQGCRYLAVQIELKDQGHPASQVAHQVKANLTAFFRAEAERGGAVDPGLLARQLSLVFDGASARAGIGADKLTGLIAPTVTTLLDAAGVH, encoded by the coding sequence ATGACCACCGAAGTGAAACTCAGCCCCAGGGAGCGACTGCTGGAGGCGGCGGCCACCCTCACCTACCGAGACGGCGTCAACATCGGCGTCGAGGCCCTGTGCAAGGCGGCGGGAGTGTCGAAGCGCTCCATGTACCAGCTGTTCAGGAGCAAGGACGAACTCCTGGCAACGAGCCTCAAGGAGCGCGCCTCCGCCTACGTGGCGACCCTCCTGCCCGCGGCGGACGACGGCCGCTCACCCCGCGAGCGGATCCGACACGTCTTCGAACAGGTCGAATCACAGGCAGGGGCACCCGACTTCCAGGGCTGCCGGTATTTGGCCGTGCAGATCGAACTCAAGGACCAGGGTCACCCCGCGAGCCAAGTCGCCCATCAGGTCAAGGCGAACCTGACCGCCTTCTTCCGCGCCGAGGCCGAGCGGGGAGGGGCGGTCGATCCGGGCCTGCTGGCCCGGCAGCTCAGCCTGGTCTTCGACGGCGCAAGCGCCCGCGCTGGCATCGGAGCCGACAAGCTGACCGGGCTCATCGCACCCACGGTGACCACCCTGCTGGACGCGGCAGGCGTGCACTGA
- a CDS encoding SNG1 family protein codes for MSGIPPFRVLRAKPLWIANGVITGVLALLFTVFYVGANIDPVDHMTKLPVGLVNADKGAAVGGKQVNLGSGITESIRKSTVSGDRIDWKVMDEKEMKEELGKGKLFGALVVPADFTASVTALTGTAAIGTPVRPTLAVLTNQSAGSIGSGLARTATTQAAENASIQVGKELTAQTGARQAKLPAAARVLLADPAAVTVEDGHPLGSHSGLGLTAFYYALTLVVCGMLSANVISGQVDHALGYTHNDMGPLRLHRPLIRASRVQTLAISSTLMAGLSLLMGTLVMAGAVGIMGMDAAHLPLLWLYSVCAIAVTGIGALTLLAVFGTPGMLVVTLVFIGMAVPTAGATTPIEALPGFYRFLAEFEPLRQLTGGIRSILYYDAQGDAGLTRGWVMMAVGLAAATLFGFGVTGWYDRKGLHRIPVEDKPDKTAVPA; via the coding sequence ATGAGTGGCATTCCCCCCTTCCGAGTCCTGCGTGCCAAGCCTCTGTGGATCGCCAATGGCGTCATCACGGGCGTACTCGCGCTGCTGTTCACCGTGTTCTACGTCGGCGCCAACATCGATCCCGTCGATCACATGACCAAGCTGCCCGTCGGCCTGGTCAACGCCGACAAGGGAGCAGCCGTCGGCGGAAAGCAGGTCAACCTCGGGTCAGGGATCACCGAGTCGATCAGGAAGTCCACCGTGAGCGGGGACAGGATCGACTGGAAGGTGATGGACGAGAAGGAGATGAAGGAGGAGCTCGGCAAGGGCAAGCTGTTCGGTGCGCTCGTCGTGCCCGCCGACTTCACTGCCTCCGTCACCGCGCTGACCGGCACCGCGGCCATCGGGACCCCGGTTCGCCCGACGCTGGCGGTGCTGACCAACCAGTCGGCGGGAAGCATCGGCTCCGGTCTGGCCCGGACGGCGACGACCCAGGCGGCTGAGAATGCCTCGATCCAGGTGGGCAAGGAGCTGACCGCCCAGACGGGCGCCCGGCAGGCGAAGCTGCCCGCCGCGGCACGCGTCCTGCTCGCCGACCCGGCCGCCGTCACGGTCGAGGACGGCCATCCCCTCGGCTCGCACAGCGGCTTGGGCCTGACGGCGTTCTACTACGCACTCACCCTGGTGGTCTGCGGCATGCTCTCCGCCAACGTCATCAGCGGCCAGGTCGACCACGCCCTCGGGTACACCCACAACGACATGGGCCCGCTGCGCCTGCACCGCCCGCTGATCCGGGCGAGCCGGGTGCAGACCCTCGCCATCAGCAGCACCCTCATGGCGGGCCTGTCCCTGCTGATGGGCACCCTGGTCATGGCCGGCGCGGTCGGCATCATGGGCATGGACGCCGCCCACCTGCCGCTGCTGTGGCTGTACTCGGTGTGCGCCATCGCCGTCACCGGCATCGGCGCACTCACCCTCCTGGCGGTCTTCGGCACGCCCGGCATGCTGGTCGTCACGCTGGTCTTCATCGGGATGGCGGTACCCACGGCCGGCGCCACCACCCCCATCGAGGCCCTGCCCGGCTTCTACCGCTTCCTCGCCGAGTTCGAACCCCTGCGGCAGCTCACCGGCGGCATCCGCTCGATCCTCTACTACGACGCCCAGGGCGACGCCGGGCTGACCCGAGGCTGGGTGATGATGGCCGTCGGCCTCGCGGCGGCCACGCTGTTCGGCTTCGGGGTGACGGGCTGGTACGACCGCAAGGGACTGCACCGCATCCCGGTCGAGGATAAGCCCGACAAGACCGCCGTCCCGGCGTAA
- a CDS encoding 4Fe-4S binding protein — protein sequence MTTPAHDTEGQSAEPRLPAKLAAHPSVQAVLARRRAGDAVSPPAVIDAAWLRELCLAAGADDAAAVSLDHPDLAGEREHVRSALPGTRTLIVMAVRMNRDNCRSPARSVANQEFHQTDDQANHAARSVTRALQDAGYRALNPSVGFPQEMDRFPRERIWVVAHKTVAVAAGLGVMGLHRNVIHPKFGSFILLVTVLVDAEVSAYGQPLDYSPCIDCKLCVAACPVGAIAKDGAFDALACTTHNYREFMSGFTDWAQTVADSEDAADYRSRVTDSESASMWQSLSSPPGYKSGYCLAVCPAGEDVLGPYLDDRKSFMDTVLRPLQDKKETLYVLPGSHAQEYAKRRFPHKPVKEVTGGWHPPAKRSASPDRETHTS from the coding sequence ATGACGACCCCCGCGCACGACACCGAGGGGCAGTCGGCGGAACCGAGGCTGCCGGCGAAGCTGGCCGCTCACCCGTCGGTGCAGGCTGTGCTCGCCCGGCGTAGGGCCGGTGACGCGGTGAGCCCGCCGGCGGTGATCGACGCGGCCTGGCTGCGTGAGCTGTGCCTGGCGGCCGGCGCGGACGACGCCGCCGCGGTCAGCCTGGACCACCCCGACCTGGCCGGTGAGCGCGAGCACGTGCGGTCCGCGCTGCCCGGCACCCGCACCCTGATTGTGATGGCGGTCCGGATGAACCGGGACAACTGCCGCTCCCCAGCCCGCAGCGTGGCCAACCAGGAGTTCCACCAGACCGACGACCAGGCCAACCACGCCGCCCGCAGCGTCACCCGGGCACTGCAGGACGCCGGATACCGCGCACTCAACCCGTCGGTCGGGTTCCCGCAGGAGATGGACCGCTTCCCCAGGGAGCGGATCTGGGTGGTGGCGCACAAGACGGTCGCCGTGGCCGCCGGACTCGGCGTGATGGGCCTGCACCGCAACGTCATCCACCCGAAGTTCGGCAGCTTCATCCTGCTCGTGACCGTCCTGGTGGACGCGGAGGTCAGCGCGTACGGACAGCCGCTGGACTACAGCCCGTGCATCGACTGCAAGCTGTGCGTCGCCGCCTGCCCGGTCGGCGCCATCGCCAAGGACGGCGCCTTCGACGCGCTGGCCTGCACCACGCACAACTACCGCGAGTTCATGAGCGGGTTCACCGACTGGGCGCAGACCGTGGCCGACAGCGAGGACGCTGCCGACTATCGCTCGCGGGTCACTGATTCCGAGAGCGCCTCCATGTGGCAGAGCCTGAGCTCGCCCCCCGGCTACAAGTCCGGCTACTGCCTTGCCGTCTGCCCCGCCGGCGAGGACGTCCTGGGCCCGTACCTGGATGACCGCAAGTCGTTCATGGACACCGTGCTGCGACCGCTCCAGGACAAGAAGGAAACCCTGTACGTCCTGCCGGGCTCCCACGCGCAGGAGTACGCAAAGCGCCGTTTCCCCCACAAGCCCGTCAAGGAAGTCACCGGCGGCTGGCATCCTCCGGCGAAACGTTCCGCGTCCCCCGACCGAGAGACTCATACGTCATGA
- a CDS encoding TetR/AcrR family transcriptional regulator, translated as MTTEAKSSSRARLLEAAATLTYRDGVGIGVDALCRAAGVSKRSMYQLFESKGELLAAGLEERAADYVATLLPAADGRSPRERILHVFEQLESQAGAPDFQGCRYLAVQIELKDQSHPASQVAHRVKEDLTAFFRAEAERGGVSAPDLLARQLILVFDGASARAGIKADTPAGLIAPTVTTLLDAAEMR; from the coding sequence ATGACCACTGAGGCGAAGTCAAGCTCCCGAGCGCGGCTGCTGGAGGCGGCGGCCACGCTCACCTACCGAGACGGTGTCGGCATCGGCGTCGATGCGCTGTGCAGGGCGGCGGGGGTGTCGAAGCGCTCCATGTATCAGCTGTTCGAGAGCAAGGGTGAGCTGCTGGCGGCGGGCCTGGAGGAACGCGCCGCCGACTATGTGGCGACGCTCCTGCCCGCGGCCGACGGCCGTTCACCCCGCGAGCGGATCCTGCACGTCTTCGAGCAGCTCGAATCACAGGCGGGTGCACCCGACTTCCAGGGTTGCCGGTATCTCGCGGTGCAGATCGAGCTCAAGGATCAGAGCCACCCTGCGAGCCAAGTGGCCCACCGGGTCAAGGAGGATCTGACAGCCTTCTTTCGCGCCGAGGCCGAGCGGGGAGGGGTGAGCGCCCCGGACCTGCTGGCCCGGCAGCTGATCCTGGTCTTCGACGGCGCCAGTGCTCGCGCGGGAATCAAGGCCGACACGCCGGCAGGGCTTATCGCTCCCACGGTGACCACCCTGCTCGATGCGGCGGAAATGCGCTGA
- a CDS encoding IS3 family transposase, whose translation MKHAAEPLLDEAFTGLERELNTTAACRLTGRSRATHYRRLHPPTPRERAPRPSPASALSTTERQAVLDLLNRPQYADLAPAQVWARELDEGRYHCSERTMYRILEAAGQSGERRRLASHPAKTVPQLRATAPCQVLTWDITKVQGPNKGEWYHAYVIIDIYSRYICGWTVERAESADRAEELIRETIERNGIVPETVHADRGTAMTSKKVSQLLIDLGVTRSHSRPKVSNDNPFSESNFKTMKYMSDFPKSFNSLEEARSWFDGFISYYNHEHRHSGIGLHTPASVHFGTAELVREQRATTLAEAYARHPERFARRPQPPKLPEQVWINEPQPETEPAQQSS comes from the coding sequence CTGAAGCACGCCGCCGAGCCCCTGCTCGACGAGGCGTTCACCGGCCTGGAACGGGAGTTGAACACCACGGCGGCCTGCCGGCTGACCGGACGCTCGCGAGCCACGCACTACCGGCGCCTGCACCCGCCGACGCCGCGCGAGCGCGCACCGCGCCCCTCGCCGGCTTCCGCGCTTTCCACGACCGAGCGGCAGGCCGTGCTGGACCTGCTCAACCGCCCGCAGTACGCCGACCTCGCCCCGGCCCAGGTCTGGGCCCGGGAACTGGACGAGGGCCGATACCACTGCTCGGAACGCACCATGTATCGGATCCTGGAGGCCGCCGGGCAGAGCGGGGAACGCCGCAGGCTGGCCTCCCATCCGGCCAAGACCGTCCCCCAGTTGCGGGCCACAGCCCCGTGCCAGGTACTGACCTGGGACATCACCAAGGTTCAGGGGCCGAACAAGGGCGAGTGGTACCACGCCTACGTCATCATCGACATCTACAGCCGCTACATCTGCGGCTGGACCGTGGAACGCGCCGAATCCGCCGACCGCGCCGAGGAGTTGATCCGCGAGACCATCGAGCGCAACGGCATCGTGCCCGAAACCGTCCACGCGGACCGGGGCACCGCGATGACCTCCAAGAAGGTCTCCCAACTGCTGATCGACCTCGGCGTCACCAGAAGCCACTCCCGACCCAAGGTCAGCAACGACAACCCCTTCAGCGAGTCGAACTTCAAGACCATGAAGTACATGAGCGACTTCCCAAAATCATTCAACTCACTTGAAGAAGCCCGTAGTTGGTTCGACGGATTCATCTCGTACTACAACCACGAGCACCGCCACTCGGGCATCGGCCTGCACACCCCGGCGTCAGTCCACTTCGGCACCGCCGAACTGGTCCGCGAACAGCGGGCCACCACCCTTGCCGAAGCTTACGCCCGCCACCCCGAACGCTTCGCCCGTCGACCCCAGCCACCCAAACTCCCGGAACAGGTCTGGATCAACGAACCCCAACCAGAGACAGAACCGGCACAACAGTCTTCATAG
- a CDS encoding alpha/beta hydrolase yields MPSHESHPTIHIPGTTSHTIASRSGREGQLRYLRAGTGAPLVLLHTVRTQAEHFRQLIPLISHQYTVYALDLPGMGYSEIVPGASYDEPAMRAGVERLLTELDLHDVTLVGESMGAVLALTTAADLPERVRRVVAVNTYDFRGGIARSSLLARIVVTGVLAPGVGSVIAGVEPKPVLSKILQGGLGDKTALRDDYVDELLQVGRRPGYPTVARAVYQSLPSLIAARSRYPEFKAPVHLVYGEKDWSRPSDREANKKLLPAADFTQVQGAGHFIALERPDVLAGLLNPLA; encoded by the coding sequence ATGCCCAGCCACGAGTCACATCCCACGATTCACATTCCGGGGACCACCAGCCACACCATCGCCTCTCGCAGCGGCCGCGAAGGACAGCTGCGCTACCTCAGGGCGGGCACCGGCGCTCCTCTGGTCCTGCTGCACACCGTGCGCACCCAGGCCGAGCACTTCCGCCAGCTCATCCCGCTGATCTCGCATCAGTACACCGTGTACGCCCTCGACCTGCCGGGGATGGGCTACTCCGAGATCGTGCCCGGCGCGTCCTACGACGAGCCGGCGATGCGCGCGGGCGTCGAGCGGCTCCTGACCGAACTCGACCTCCACGACGTGACATTGGTCGGGGAGTCCATGGGCGCGGTGCTCGCCCTGACCACCGCCGCCGATCTCCCGGAGCGCGTCCGACGCGTCGTCGCGGTCAACACCTACGACTTCCGAGGCGGAATCGCCCGGTCCAGCCTCCTCGCCCGCATCGTGGTCACCGGTGTCCTCGCACCGGGAGTGGGCTCGGTGATCGCCGGGGTGGAGCCCAAGCCCGTCCTCAGCAAGATCCTTCAGGGCGGCCTGGGCGACAAGACCGCCCTGCGCGACGACTACGTCGACGAACTTCTCCAGGTGGGCCGCCGCCCCGGCTACCCGACCGTCGCCCGAGCGGTGTACCAGAGCCTGCCCAGCCTCATCGCGGCCCGCTCGCGCTACCCCGAGTTCAAGGCCCCCGTCCACCTCGTCTACGGCGAGAAGGACTGGTCCCGGCCCTCGGACCGGGAAGCCAACAAGAAGCTGCTGCCGGCCGCCGACTTCACACAGGTGCAGGGAGCGGGCCACTTCATTGCCCTGGAGAGGCCCGACGTGCTGGCCGGTCTGCTGAACCCGCTGGCGTGA
- a CDS encoding NmrA family NAD(P)-binding protein: MSSHATSTIFVIGGTGAQGVPIVRALVADKKYSVRVLTRDATSPRAQELLALGNVSVLEGTFADEDVLREGFRGCDGAFVNIDGFNTGEKAETYWAIRTYEIAIEEGIKFFVYGNLDYALKKSGYDSRFRTGHYDGKGRMAEWVLFQNEKNRDRMGAAVFTSGPYIEMVISPLTPMTPSIEDGVVTWRVPLGDGAVPHVALEDCGFYVRWLFDHPERANGMDLEVAIEHMTYADMAAAFEKVTGHPAQYIDTDLDTYWNSPDLIGIADHPAGYNADPNDKSTMTFRDNFTGFWNVWKHGIITRDYALLDEIHPNRIRSAEEWFRREDQMGRELGKGSLWERVQPENWTMESAVLKSSADLRTGKL, from the coding sequence ATGTCCTCTCACGCCACCTCCACCATCTTCGTCATCGGCGGTACAGGGGCCCAAGGAGTTCCCATCGTCCGCGCCCTTGTCGCAGACAAGAAGTACTCCGTCCGGGTCCTCACGCGGGATGCCACCTCCCCCCGGGCCCAGGAACTCCTCGCGCTCGGCAACGTCTCCGTCCTCGAAGGGACGTTCGCTGACGAGGACGTGCTGCGCGAAGGATTTCGCGGCTGTGACGGGGCGTTCGTCAACATCGACGGGTTCAACACCGGCGAGAAGGCCGAGACCTACTGGGCCATCCGCACTTATGAGATAGCGATCGAGGAAGGAATCAAGTTCTTTGTGTACGGAAACCTCGACTACGCCCTCAAGAAGTCAGGCTACGACTCCAGGTTCCGTACCGGCCACTATGACGGCAAGGGCCGCATGGCCGAATGGGTGCTGTTCCAGAACGAGAAGAACAGGGACCGGATGGGAGCGGCGGTCTTCACCTCGGGCCCCTACATCGAGATGGTCATCTCACCGCTCACACCCATGACGCCCAGCATCGAGGACGGTGTCGTCACCTGGCGAGTCCCACTCGGCGACGGGGCCGTTCCGCACGTGGCCTTGGAAGACTGCGGCTTCTACGTCCGCTGGCTCTTCGACCACCCGGAACGGGCCAACGGCATGGACCTCGAAGTCGCCATCGAGCACATGACCTACGCCGATATGGCCGCAGCATTCGAGAAGGTCACCGGGCATCCGGCGCAGTACATCGACACCGATCTGGACACCTACTGGAACAGCCCGGACCTGATCGGGATCGCTGACCATCCTGCCGGATACAACGCCGATCCCAACGACAAGAGCACCATGACCTTCCGCGACAATTTCACGGGCTTCTGGAATGTGTGGAAGCACGGAATCATCACCAGGGACTATGCCCTGCTCGACGAAATTCACCCCAATAGGATCAGAAGCGCTGAGGAGTGGTTCCGCCGCGAAGACCAGATGGGAAGGGAGCTCGGCAAGGGAAGTCTCTGGGAGAGGGTTCAGCCGGAGAACTGGACCATGGAGTCCGCGGTTCTCAAGAGCAGCGCGGATCTCAGGACGGGGAAGTTGTAG
- a CDS encoding MFS transporter, whose amino-acid sequence MIGNRSVSDQWSAHDQRLRGNVSTTFDRGAPASGKTDSGRRGSHAVRWLVLVVLGVAQLMVTLDATVVNIALPQAQHDLGFSDGSRQWVITGYALAFGSLLLLGGRLGDLFGRRTTFVTGLIGFAAASVVGGAAGSFEILVAARVAQGLFAALLAPAALSLLSVTFTDPAERPKAFGIFSALSGAGAAVGLLLGGMLTEWASWRWVMYVNVVFAGVALVGALLLLAKPVVTERPKIDIPGTVVVSAALFGIVYGFAHVESTSWTDPVALGSMISGVVLLAVFVWLELRVAHPLLPLRVVLDRTRGGSFLAVFVLGMGMFSIFLFLTYYLEASIGYSPIKAGLSFLPMVGGIVASSTTVPSLLLPKIGPKAVVSAGFLVSASGMALLTRLTLDSAYVANIMPGMILLGLGIGAVMTTAFQGATAGVHHEDAGVASALINTSQQVGGSISTALLTTVASSAATHYLSSHKPGALTVAQAGVESYTATLAWGAGIFLVGAVLTAILMPNAALAPSEGEPVIAH is encoded by the coding sequence ATGATTGGAAACAGATCGGTTTCCGACCAATGGTCGGCCCATGACCAGCGACTAAGGGGAAACGTGAGTACCACCTTCGACCGCGGGGCGCCCGCCTCCGGGAAAACAGACTCGGGCCGCCGCGGCTCACATGCCGTGCGCTGGTTGGTGCTCGTCGTGCTGGGTGTGGCGCAGCTCATGGTCACGCTCGATGCGACCGTCGTGAACATCGCGCTGCCCCAAGCGCAACACGACCTCGGTTTCAGCGACGGCAGCCGGCAGTGGGTCATCACGGGTTACGCCCTGGCGTTCGGCAGCCTGCTGCTGCTCGGTGGCCGGCTCGGTGACCTGTTCGGCCGACGGACGACCTTCGTGACCGGCCTGATCGGTTTCGCGGCCGCATCCGTCGTCGGCGGCGCGGCCGGCAGCTTCGAGATCCTCGTCGCGGCCCGCGTGGCCCAGGGTCTGTTCGCCGCGCTGCTCGCGCCCGCGGCGCTCTCACTGCTCAGCGTGACCTTCACCGACCCGGCGGAGAGGCCGAAGGCGTTCGGCATCTTCAGTGCGTTGTCCGGTGCGGGCGCCGCGGTCGGACTCCTGCTCGGCGGCATGCTCACCGAGTGGGCGTCATGGCGCTGGGTGATGTACGTGAACGTCGTCTTCGCGGGCGTCGCGCTGGTCGGTGCGCTGCTGTTGCTGGCCAAGCCCGTGGTCACCGAACGACCTAAGATCGACATTCCCGGCACCGTCGTGGTGAGCGCCGCACTGTTCGGCATCGTCTACGGATTCGCGCACGTCGAATCCACCAGTTGGACCGACCCGGTCGCCCTCGGCTCCATGATCAGCGGCGTGGTGCTGCTCGCGGTATTCGTCTGGCTGGAGCTCAGGGTCGCGCATCCGCTGCTGCCGCTGCGAGTCGTGCTGGACCGGACCCGAGGCGGTTCGTTCCTGGCCGTGTTCGTCCTGGGCATGGGGATGTTCTCGATCTTCCTGTTCCTGACCTATTACCTGGAGGCCAGCATCGGCTACTCGCCGATCAAGGCCGGTCTGTCCTTCCTGCCGATGGTCGGCGGCATCGTCGCCTCATCGACCACGGTGCCTTCGCTGCTGCTGCCCAAGATCGGCCCGAAGGCCGTGGTCAGCGCCGGCTTCCTGGTCTCCGCATCCGGTATGGCCCTGCTGACCCGGCTCACACTGGACAGCGCCTACGTCGCCAACATCATGCCGGGCATGATCCTGCTGGGCCTCGGCATCGGTGCGGTGATGACCACCGCGTTCCAGGGTGCGACCGCAGGCGTGCACCACGAGGACGCGGGCGTCGCCTCGGCGCTGATCAACACCAGCCAGCAAGTGGGCGGCTCGATCAGCACGGCGCTACTGACCACCGTTGCCTCATCCGCCGCGACCCACTACCTGTCCTCGCACAAGCCCGGCGCGCTGACCGTGGCCCAAGCCGGGGTCGAGAGCTACACGGCCACCCTGGCGTGGGGTGCCGGGATCTTCCTGGTCGGTGCGGTGCTCACTGCGATCCTGATGCCGAATGCGGCTCTGGCGCCGTCGGAGGGCGAGCCCGTGATCGCCCACTGA
- a CDS encoding sugar phosphate isomerase/epimerase: MKIGLNTDSVGQLSLDETLDLAAELGLDHVEFATGAWSAAPHVDIDRLLDSDGARRELLAKVDDRGLEISALTCSGNPLHPGPSGREHDQVARRTIALAPLLGVDRVVMMSGLPGGPGDANPNWITVSWPPETTQILDWQWTEVVLPYWRDLVAHARDRGVRKLALEMHAHQAVYNVPTLLRLREEVGPVVGANFDPSHLMWMGADPLAAIEALGEAIYHVHAKDTRLEPSRQALTSRLETLPVMAAKERSWNYVTLGYGHDDAFWRAFCLALRRAGYDDVLSIEHEDVLVAPVEGVSKTVDLLRRVILRDPSSYKPQEI; the protein is encoded by the coding sequence ATGAAGATCGGTCTGAACACCGACAGCGTCGGGCAGCTCTCGCTCGACGAGACCCTGGACCTGGCCGCCGAACTGGGCCTGGACCATGTGGAGTTCGCCACGGGTGCCTGGTCCGCCGCCCCGCACGTCGACATCGACCGGCTTCTCGACAGCGACGGCGCGCGCCGCGAGCTGCTGGCCAAGGTGGATGACCGGGGTCTCGAGATCAGCGCCCTCACCTGCTCAGGCAATCCCCTGCACCCGGGGCCCAGCGGCCGCGAGCACGACCAGGTCGCGCGCAGGACGATCGCTCTTGCCCCGCTCCTCGGCGTCGACCGCGTGGTGATGATGTCTGGTCTGCCGGGCGGGCCGGGCGACGCCAACCCCAACTGGATCACGGTCTCCTGGCCGCCGGAGACCACACAGATCCTCGACTGGCAATGGACCGAGGTCGTACTTCCGTACTGGCGGGACCTCGTCGCCCACGCCCGTGACCGGGGCGTACGCAAGCTCGCTCTGGAGATGCACGCCCACCAGGCGGTCTACAACGTCCCCACGCTGCTGCGCCTGCGCGAGGAGGTCGGGCCCGTGGTCGGGGCCAACTTCGATCCCAGTCACCTGATGTGGATGGGCGCCGACCCGCTGGCTGCCATCGAGGCTCTGGGTGAGGCGATCTACCACGTGCACGCCAAAGACACCCGCCTTGAACCCTCCCGCCAGGCGTTGACCAGCAGGTTGGAGACGCTGCCGGTGATGGCCGCCAAGGAACGCTCCTGGAACTACGTCACCCTCGGCTACGGCCACGACGACGCGTTCTGGCGCGCTTTTTGCCTAGCCCTGCGCCGAGCCGGCTATGACGACGTCCTGAGCATCGAGCACGAGGACGTTCTTGTGGCCCCCGTCGAGGGCGTCTCCAAAACCGTCGACCTCCTGCGCCGCGTCATCCTGCGCGACCCCAGCTCCTACAAGCCCCAGGAGATCTGA